The following coding sequences are from one Canis lupus baileyi chromosome 23, mCanLup2.hap1, whole genome shotgun sequence window:
- the LOC140615286 gene encoding olfactory receptor 52Z1P-like, protein MEESDFFISERQGSSAENPAEIKVLADLAHLSVRISNSTSAHFTAFLLTGVPGLEDFQIWISIPFSFMYLLAVIGNGLVMTVVAWDRNLHEPMYLFLAMLALNDVFLCTVTVPKMLLIFWQGPSPSTFPACLTQMFFVHALFLSESAVLLAMAFDRYVAICAPLHYATLLTGSLISKVGLALVARSVAVVTPGVLLILRLHFCRSNVIHHTYCENMGIAKLACNNISLNSIYGLTAALLTTGLDFVLISLSYCLILRTVFQLPSREARTKAFGTCGAHICVILIFYTLAFFSFFTHRFGNHIPRHVLILLANLYLLVPPTMNPIVYGVKTKEIRMRVLGLCNQPK, encoded by the coding sequence ACTTGGCTCACCTGTCTGTAAGAATATCCAACTCTACATCTGCTCACTTCACTGCCTTTCTGCtgactggagtcccaggattagaAGACTTCCAAATCTGGATCTCCATCCCCTTCAGCTTCATGTACCTTTTGGCTGTGATAGGCAATGGTCTGGTTATGACAGTGGTGGCCTGGGACAGAAACCTCCATGAACCCATGTATCTCTTCCTGGCCATGTTGGCACTCAATGATGTTTTCCTTTGTACAGTCACAGTGCCCAAAATGCTTCTCATCTTCTGGCAGGGCCCTTCCCCATCAACGTTTCCTGCATGTCTCACACAGATGTTTTTTGTTCATGCTCTGTTCCTCTCTGAGTCTGCTGTTCTCTTGGCCATGGCTTTTGATCGCTATGTGGCTATCTGTGCACCACTCCATTATGCAACCCTACTTACCGGCTCTCTTATCAGCAAGGTAGGTCTGGCTCTGGTGGCTCGGAGTGTGGCTGTGGTCACCCCTGGTGTCCTCCTCATTCTCCGGTTGCATTTCTGCCGGAGCAATGTCATCCACCATACCTACTGTGAGAACATGGGCATTGCCAAGTTGGCCTGTAATAACATTTCCCTTAATAGCATTTATGGGCTCACTGCTGCACTCCTCACCACAGGGCTAGACTTTGTCCTCATCTCCCTGTCCTACTGTCTAATCCTGAGAACAGTCTTCCAACTACCTTCTAGAGAAGCCCGGACAAAGGCCTTTGGAACATGTGGAGCTCATATATGTGTCATCTTGATATTTTATACTCtagccttcttttccttctttacccATCGCTTTGGAAATCACATACCCAGGCATGTCCTTATCCTCCTGGCAAACCTCTACTTATTGGTGCCACCTACTATGAACCCTATTGTTTATGGAGTAAAGACAAAAGAGATAAGGATGCGTGTCTTGGGGCTCTGTAACCAACCAAAATGA